One window of the Hypanus sabinus isolate sHypSab1 unplaced genomic scaffold, sHypSab1.hap1 scaffold_694, whole genome shotgun sequence genome contains the following:
- the LOC132389889 gene encoding cystatin-B-like encodes MAPVWTGERPATSDVQNIADAVKSSVEHHIGHKLTTYIAKTCRDQDQPCMLGKLYLIKIDISNNNVLHIEVFVPRQHSISDSVLLAVVENFRMSDPLEPLV; translated from the exons atggctCCAGTGTGGACAGGTGAACGGCCGGCCACGTCAGACGTCCAGAATATCGCAGATGCG GTGAAATCCAGTGTGGAACATCACATCGGCCATAAACTGACGACGTACATCGCGAAAACCTGCCGTGACCAGGACCAGCCTTGTATGCTGGGAAAACTTTACCTGATCAAG ATCGATATCAGCAACAACAACGTCCTCCACATTGAGGTGTTCGTTCCTCGTCAGCACTCTATCTCTGATTCAGTTCTGCTGGCGGTCGTGGAAAACTTCAGGATGAGCGATCCGCTGGAACCCTTGGTCTGA